The Streptococcus viridans genome includes a window with the following:
- a CDS encoding CopY/TcrY family copper transport repressor, with product MSTIEFNTYITDAEWEVMRVVWANDRVTSKKVISVLQEKMDWTQSTIKTILGRLVGKGVLNTEHEGRKFIYTANIEETEAVRDYAEDIFNRICNKKVGNVIGSIIEDHVLSFDDIDRLEKILEMKKSFAVEEVDCNCPEGQCECHLHHH from the coding sequence ATGAGCACGATAGAATTTAATACTTATATCACAGATGCAGAATGGGAAGTCATGCGTGTAGTTTGGGCAAATGATCGAGTAACTAGTAAAAAAGTCATTTCCGTATTGCAAGAAAAAATGGACTGGACACAATCCACTATCAAAACGATCTTAGGTCGATTAGTTGGAAAAGGCGTACTAAATACAGAGCATGAAGGTAGAAAGTTTATTTACACTGCCAATATTGAAGAGACAGAAGCCGTAAGGGATTATGCAGAAGATATTTTTAACCGTATTTGCAATAAGAAAGTCGGAAATGTAATAGGAAGCATCATTGAAGATCATGTTTTAAGCTTCGATGATATAGATCGACTAGAAAAAATATTAGAGATGAAAAAATCTTTCGCAGTAGAAGAAGTGGATTGCAATTGTCCAGAAGGACAATGCGAATGTCATTTACATCATCATTAA
- a CDS encoding ABC transporter permease, with protein sequence MKKYQRMHLIFIRQYIKQIMEYKVDFVVGVLGVFLTQGLNLLFLNVLFQHIPSLEGWTFQEIAFIYGFSLIPKGLDHLFFDNLWALGQRLVRKGEFDKYLTRPISPLFHILVETFQIDALGELLVGGILLTTTATSIAWTLPKFLIFLVCIPFATLIYTSLKIATASIAFWTKQSGAMIYIFYMFNDFAKYPISIYNSLLRWLISFIVPFAFTAYYPASYFLQDKDVFFNIGGLILISLIFFCISLKLWDRGLDAYESAGS encoded by the coding sequence ATGAAAAAATATCAACGCATGCATCTGATTTTTATCAGACAATACATCAAGCAAATCATGGAATACAAGGTGGATTTTGTGGTAGGTGTGTTGGGAGTCTTTCTGACTCAAGGCCTAAACCTCTTGTTTCTCAATGTACTCTTTCAACACATCCCCTCGCTAGAAGGTTGGACCTTTCAAGAGATTGCCTTTATCTATGGATTTTCCTTAATTCCAAAGGGATTAGATCATCTCTTTTTTGACAATCTCTGGGCTTTAGGTCAACGACTAGTTCGAAAAGGGGAGTTTGACAAGTATCTGACCCGTCCTATCAGTCCTCTCTTTCACATCCTCGTTGAGACCTTTCAGATTGATGCCTTGGGCGAACTTTTGGTCGGTGGAATCTTACTAACGACAACGGCGACTAGCATTGCTTGGACTCTTCCCAAATTCCTGATTTTTCTAGTTTGTATTCCTTTTGCGACCTTGATCTATACTTCCCTGAAAATTGCAACAGCCAGCATCGCTTTTTGGACCAAGCAGTCAGGTGCCATGATTTACATTTTTTATATGTTTAATGATTTTGCCAAGTACCCGATTTCCATTTATAATTCCCTCCTTCGTTGGTTAATTAGCTTTATTGTGCCCTTTGCTTTTACGGCCTACTATCCTGCCAGCTATTTCTTGCAGGACAAGGATGTCTTCTTTAATATTGGTGGTTTGATTCTGATTTCTCTTATCTTCTTTTGCATCTCTCTGAAACTTTGGGACAGGGGGTTAGATGCCTACGAAAGTGCTGGTTCGTAA
- a CDS encoding ABC transporter permease codes for MVKLWRRYKPFINAGIQELISYRVNFILYRIGDVMGAFVAFYLWKAVFDSSQEPLIQGFSMADITLYIIMSFVTNLLTRSDSSFMIGEEVKDGSIIMRLLRPVHFAASYLFTELGSKWLIFISVGLPFLSVIVLMKILSGQGIVEVLGLTVLYLFSLTLAYLINFFFNICFGFSAFVFKNLWGSNLLKTSIVAFMSGSLIPLTFFPKVVSDILSLLPFSSLIYTPVMIIVGKYDASQILQALLLQLFWLIVMVGLSQLIWKRVQSFITIQGG; via the coding sequence ATGGTCAAATTGTGGAGACGTTATAAACCCTTTATCAATGCAGGGATTCAGGAGTTGATTAGCTATCGAGTCAACTTTATTCTCTATCGGATTGGTGATGTCATGGGGGCTTTTGTGGCATTTTATCTCTGGAAGGCAGTCTTTGACTCCTCCCAGGAGCCTTTGATTCAGGGCTTCAGTATGGCAGATATCACTCTCTACATCATCATGAGTTTTGTGACCAATCTTTTGACTAGGTCTGATAGCTCCTTTATGATTGGGGAGGAGGTCAAGGATGGCTCCATTATCATGCGCTTGCTGAGACCAGTGCATTTTGCGGCTTCTTACCTCTTTACGGAGCTTGGTTCCAAGTGGTTGATTTTTATCTCTGTTGGGCTGCCATTTTTAAGTGTCATTGTTTTGATGAAAATCTTATCTGGGCAAGGTATTGTAGAAGTGCTGGGATTAACTGTCCTTTATCTCTTTAGCTTAACTCTGGCTTATCTGATTAACTTTTTCTTTAATATCTGCTTTGGATTTTCAGCCTTTGTCTTTAAAAACCTATGGGGTTCCAATCTACTCAAGACTTCAATAGTGGCCTTTATGTCTGGCAGTTTGATTCCCTTGACATTTTTTCCAAAGGTGGTTTCAGATATTCTCTCCTTATTGCCATTTTCATCCTTGATTTACACTCCGGTTATGATCATTGTTGGGAAATACGATGCCAGTCAGATTCTTCAAGCACTTTTGCTTCAGCTTTTCTGGCTTATAGTGATGGTGGGCTTGTCTCAGTTGATTTGGAAACGAGTCCAGTCATTTATCACCATTCAGGGAGGTTAG
- a CDS encoding helix-turn-helix transcriptional regulator, whose product MKKEKYPSNEKTRQILQDNLKSIREILNWTSEDLGNLIGVTKQTISNLETKNSKLTKLHYIAIRTVVDFEIEQLKSADSDRAKRAEMLLEVLSKAEAENLDFDEISQASKLIVSSKSAAIAGKIIGALVPILLIGLNKKK is encoded by the coding sequence ATGAAAAAAGAAAAATATCCCTCAAATGAGAAAACAAGACAAATACTGCAAGATAATTTAAAGTCTATCAGAGAAATCTTAAATTGGACTAGTGAAGATTTAGGTAATCTTATTGGTGTCACTAAACAAACTATTAGTAATCTAGAAACAAAAAATAGCAAACTAACCAAACTACATTATATTGCAATACGAACAGTAGTTGATTTTGAAATTGAACAACTAAAGTCAGCCGACTCTGATAGAGCTAAGCGTGCTGAAATGTTATTAGAAGTATTGTCCAAAGCTGAAGCAGAAAATCTAGATTTTGATGAAATCTCTCAGGCTTCTAAATTAATTGTATCCTCTAAGTCTGCTGCTATTGCAGGTAAAATTATTGGTGCGTTAGTACCAATCCTTTTAATTGGTCTCAATAAAAAAAAATAG
- a CDS encoding ABC transporter ATP-binding protein produces MAMIEVQHLQKNFVKTVKEPGLKGALRSFVHPEKQTFEAVKDLTFEVPKGQILGFIGANGAGKSTTIKMLTGILKPTSGFCRINGKIPQDNRQDYVKDIGVVFGQRTQLWWDLALQETYTVLKEIYDVPDSLFHKRMDFLNEVLDLKEFIKDPVRTLSLGQRMRADIAASLLHNPKVLFLDEPTIGLDVSVKDNIRRAITQINQEEETTILLTTHDLSDIEQLCDRIFMIDKGQEIFDGTVSQLKETFGKMKTLSFELVPGQGHLVSHYEGLPDMSIDRQGNTLNIEFDSSRYQSADIIKQTLSDFEVRDLKMVDTDIEDIIRRFYRKEL; encoded by the coding sequence ATGGCAATGATAGAAGTGCAACATCTTCAGAAAAATTTTGTGAAGACAGTTAAGGAGCCGGGGTTAAAGGGAGCCTTGCGCTCCTTTGTTCATCCTGAAAAGCAGACTTTTGAAGCGGTCAAGGATTTAACATTTGAAGTTCCAAAAGGGCAGATTCTAGGATTTATCGGGGCAAATGGTGCTGGGAAGTCAACCACCATCAAAATGCTGACAGGGATTTTGAAACCGACATCTGGTTTTTGTCGGATTAATGGCAAGATTCCGCAGGACAATCGCCAAGATTATGTCAAGGATATTGGGGTTGTTTTTGGGCAACGCACCCAGCTATGGTGGGATTTGGCTCTGCAAGAGACCTACACGGTTTTGAAAGAGATCTATGATGTACCGGACTCGCTTTTCCATAAGCGCATGGACTTTTTGAATGAAGTTTTGGATTTGAAGGAATTTATCAAGGATCCTGTGCGGACTCTTTCACTAGGTCAACGGATGCGGGCGGATATTGCAGCTTCCTTACTTCACAATCCCAAAGTTCTCTTTTTAGATGAACCGACTATTGGTTTGGATGTGTCGGTCAAGGACAACATTCGTCGGGCCATTACTCAGATTAATCAGGAGGAAGAGACAACTATTCTCTTGACCACTCATGATTTGAGTGATATTGAGCAACTCTGTGATCGGATTTTTATGATTGATAAGGGGCAAGAGATTTTTGATGGAACGGTGAGTCAGCTCAAGGAGACCTTTGGCAAGATGAAGACTCTCTCCTTTGAACTGGTACCAGGTCAAGGTCATCTTGTCTCTCATTATGAAGGCTTACCTGATATGTCCATTGATAGACAAGGAAATACTCTCAATATTGAATTCGATAGTTCCCGCTACCAGTCGGCCGATATTATCAAGCAAACCTTATCTGATTTTGAAGTCCGTGATTTGAAGATGGTAGATACGGATATTGAAGATATTATCCGTCGCTTCTATCGAAAGGAGCTCTAA